A DNA window from Plodia interpunctella isolate USDA-ARS_2022_Savannah chromosome 12, ilPloInte3.2, whole genome shotgun sequence contains the following coding sequences:
- the LOC128674127 gene encoding uncharacterized protein LOC128674127 isoform X2, translating to MYKTVRHGENSLQYTILPQTEEVLNNSGLKGKGRDYSPSIHVRRSRRRSTVKYVLLIIFGIIVALALASVPLYVMNGALYSRKNQQDNHEVVTSAPLAPTGRELAKSRKKELKVSPAVISSFDLKPEASTTTPSTTTKSPTTPSTVTSDRVTLAWTMPLFRSWKSFTSTTIKPIPTETIESTRAVTPTSLVPLLDRFMTMKPWEKELLKRVTVSPEPITLRNLYRYYSRSYPERVEPKSTKRFDDIVITTKGTTTRTPVTTEFTTSERSVVISENLKDAILSVDDDDDLKESLEVDEVFSLPSSASAGSDADEVTVAKTGGAEWYGARWPFVDTSSYFQWTGYSPGDNLLLPLLVAALSSVALVLLLALAVRRKRSHVSAQLGLTSELQAEDNTNLLTAENPDETEE from the exons ATGTACAAGACAGTGAGGCACGGAGAGAACAGTCTCCAGTACACCATCCTTCCACAAACAGAGGAGGTGCTCAACAATAGCGGTTTGAAAGGCAAAGGCCGTGACTACAGTCCATCTATTCATGTCCGACGATCTCGCAGGAGATCTAcagtaaaatatgttttgctGATAATTTTTGGAATAATAGTTGCTCTTGCACTGGCTTCTGTGCCGCTATATGTAATGAATGGAGCATTATACTCCCGAAAAAACCAGCAAGACAATCATGAAGTCGTAACTTCTGCTCCTCTTGCGCCTACCGGTCGCGAATTAGCGAAGTCAAGAAAAAAGGAATTGAAAGTTTCTCCAGCTGTTATATCGTCATTCGATTTAAAACCTGAAGCTAGTACAACTACACCATCAACGACCACAAAATCTCCAACAACTCCTTCCACGGTGACCAGTGACAGAGTGACACTAGCATGGACAATGCCACTATTCAGATCTTGGAAGAGTTTCACATCAACCACCATTAAACCCATTCCAACAGAAACGATCGAGTCCACTCGAGCTGTAACGCCAACCAGTCTCGTCCCTCTGCTCGATCGTTTCATGACGATGAAACCTTGGGAGAAAGAACTACTAAAAAGAGTCACTGTCAGTCCAGAGCCGATAACATTGCGCAACTTGTACAGATATTATTCTCGTTCCTACCCAGAAAGAGTGGAACCGAAAAGTACCAAGCGATTTGATGATATTGTGATTACAACGAAAGGAACGACGACCAGGACTCCAGTAACGACGGAATTCACAACTAGTGAAAGATCAGTAGTAATAAGTGAAAATTTGAAGGATGCAATTCTTTCCGTGGACGATGATGACGATTTGAAGGAGTCTTTGGAAGTGGATGAAGTGTTTTCGTTACCGTCGTCAGCATCGGCAGGGTCTGATGCAGACGAGGTGACAGTGGCTAAGACCGGTGGGGCGGAGTGGTACGGAGCGCGGTGGCCATTCGTTGACACTTCCTCGTACTTCCAATGGACG GGCTACTCTCCTGGGGACAACCTGTTACTGCCGCTGCTGGTGGCGGCGCTATCCTCTGTAGCGCTGGTGCTGCTCCTCGCGCTAGCCGTTCGCCGCAAGAGGAGCCACGTCTCCGCGCAGCTCGGG TTGACCTCCGAATTGCAGGCGGAGGACAACACCAACCTGCTGACTGCCGAGAACCCGGATGAAACTGAAGAGTGA
- the LOC128674127 gene encoding uncharacterized protein LOC128674127 isoform X1, translating into MYKTVRHGENSLQYTILPQTEEVLNNSGLKGKGRDYSPSIHVRRSRRRSTVKYVLLIIFGIIVALALASVPLYVMNGALYSRKNQQDNHEVVTSAPLAPTGRELAKSRKKELKVSPAVISSFDLKPEASTTTPSTTTKSPTTPSTVTSDRVTLAWTMPLFRSWKSFTSTTIKPIPTETIESTRAVTPTSLVPLLDRFMTMKPWEKELLKRVTVSPEPITLRNLYRYYSRSYPERVEPKSTKRFDDIVITTKGTTTRTPVTTEFTTSERSVVISENLKDAILSVDDDDDLKESLEVDEVFSLPSSASAGSDADEVTVAKTGGAEWYGARWPFVDTSSYFQWTGYSPGDNLLLPLLVAALSSVALVLLLALAVRRKRSHVSAQLGKLTSELQAEDNTNLLTAENPDETEE; encoded by the exons ATGTACAAGACAGTGAGGCACGGAGAGAACAGTCTCCAGTACACCATCCTTCCACAAACAGAGGAGGTGCTCAACAATAGCGGTTTGAAAGGCAAAGGCCGTGACTACAGTCCATCTATTCATGTCCGACGATCTCGCAGGAGATCTAcagtaaaatatgttttgctGATAATTTTTGGAATAATAGTTGCTCTTGCACTGGCTTCTGTGCCGCTATATGTAATGAATGGAGCATTATACTCCCGAAAAAACCAGCAAGACAATCATGAAGTCGTAACTTCTGCTCCTCTTGCGCCTACCGGTCGCGAATTAGCGAAGTCAAGAAAAAAGGAATTGAAAGTTTCTCCAGCTGTTATATCGTCATTCGATTTAAAACCTGAAGCTAGTACAACTACACCATCAACGACCACAAAATCTCCAACAACTCCTTCCACGGTGACCAGTGACAGAGTGACACTAGCATGGACAATGCCACTATTCAGATCTTGGAAGAGTTTCACATCAACCACCATTAAACCCATTCCAACAGAAACGATCGAGTCCACTCGAGCTGTAACGCCAACCAGTCTCGTCCCTCTGCTCGATCGTTTCATGACGATGAAACCTTGGGAGAAAGAACTACTAAAAAGAGTCACTGTCAGTCCAGAGCCGATAACATTGCGCAACTTGTACAGATATTATTCTCGTTCCTACCCAGAAAGAGTGGAACCGAAAAGTACCAAGCGATTTGATGATATTGTGATTACAACGAAAGGAACGACGACCAGGACTCCAGTAACGACGGAATTCACAACTAGTGAAAGATCAGTAGTAATAAGTGAAAATTTGAAGGATGCAATTCTTTCCGTGGACGATGATGACGATTTGAAGGAGTCTTTGGAAGTGGATGAAGTGTTTTCGTTACCGTCGTCAGCATCGGCAGGGTCTGATGCAGACGAGGTGACAGTGGCTAAGACCGGTGGGGCGGAGTGGTACGGAGCGCGGTGGCCATTCGTTGACACTTCCTCGTACTTCCAATGGACG GGCTACTCTCCTGGGGACAACCTGTTACTGCCGCTGCTGGTGGCGGCGCTATCCTCTGTAGCGCTGGTGCTGCTCCTCGCGCTAGCCGTTCGCCGCAAGAGGAGCCACGTCTCCGCGCAGCTCGGG AAGTTGACCTCCGAATTGCAGGCGGAGGACAACACCAACCTGCTGACTGCCGAGAACCCGGATGAAACTGAAGAGTGA